The following proteins come from a genomic window of Neptunomonas concharum:
- the rplM gene encoding 50S ribosomal protein L13, with protein sequence MTTFVAKPAEVKRDWYVIDAEGKTLGRMATEIARRLRGKHKPEYTPHVDTGDYIVVVNAEKVNVTGNKRKDKMYYRHSGFPGGLKQANFEIMINNKPTEVIELAVKGMLPKGPLGRAMYTKLKVYAGSEHPHAAQQPQELNF encoded by the coding sequence ATGACTACTTTTGTTGCTAAACCAGCCGAAGTTAAACGCGACTGGTATGTAATTGACGCAGAAGGTAAAACTCTGGGTCGTATGGCTACTGAAATTGCACGTCGCTTACGTGGCAAGCATAAGCCAGAATATACTCCACACGTAGATACGGGTGACTACATTGTTGTAGTTAACGCTGAGAAAGTTAACGTTACCGGTAACAAGCGTAAAGATAAGATGTACTACCGTCACTCGGGTTTCCCTGGTGGTCTTAAGCAGGCTAACTTTGAAATCATGATCAATAACAAGCCTACTGAAGTTATCGAGTTGGCTGTTAAAGGTATGCTTCCAAAAGGTCCTCTGGGTCGTGCTATGTATACTAAATTAAAAGTATATGCAGGTAGCGAACATCCACATGCGGCTCAGCAGCCACAAGAACTGAATTTCTAA
- the zapE gene encoding cell division protein ZapE — protein sequence MTPLERYKQDLQRDDFSYDPSQEMAVGHLQRLYDDLVAAETIPSPSSLMGRLTERFKKKEIEPVKGLYFWGGVGRGKTYLMDTFYDSLPFERKMRTHFHRFMQRVHADLKGLEGTKNPLDEIAKRYAAEARIICFDEFFVSDITDAMILGGLFEKLFANGVSLVATSNIIPDGLYRDGLQRARFLPAIALLNRHTDVINVDGGIDYRLRALEQAELYHYPLDAEANESLNRSFESLAPDLSEAVSSELVEVNGRGIRSLRTCEDVAWFEFADLCEGPRSQNDYIELAKVYHAVLVSNVPQLGRSNDDSARRFINMVDEFYDCGVKLIISAAVPIHEIYTEGRLSFEIERTQSRLLEMQSHEYLACAHKA from the coding sequence ATGACTCCATTAGAGCGTTATAAGCAAGACCTTCAGAGAGATGATTTTTCTTATGATCCTTCTCAGGAAATGGCTGTAGGTCACCTTCAACGTTTATATGATGACTTGGTTGCTGCAGAAACAATCCCGTCCCCCTCGTCTTTAATGGGTAGATTAACGGAGCGTTTTAAGAAAAAAGAGATTGAACCAGTAAAAGGTCTATATTTCTGGGGTGGGGTTGGCCGTGGCAAAACCTATCTAATGGATACCTTTTATGACAGCCTGCCGTTTGAGCGGAAAATGCGTACTCACTTCCATAGGTTTATGCAGCGGGTTCATGCTGATCTGAAGGGCTTGGAAGGTACAAAAAACCCTTTAGACGAGATCGCTAAGCGTTATGCTGCAGAAGCCAGAATCATCTGTTTTGATGAGTTCTTTGTATCCGATATTACGGATGCCATGATTTTGGGTGGGTTATTTGAAAAGCTGTTTGCAAATGGCGTTTCTTTGGTGGCAACGTCCAATATTATTCCTGATGGTCTCTACAGAGATGGGCTACAGCGGGCTCGTTTTCTCCCTGCGATTGCGCTTTTGAATCGTCATACGGATGTGATTAATGTTGATGGCGGCATTGATTACCGTTTAAGAGCTTTAGAGCAAGCGGAGTTATATCACTACCCGTTGGATGCTGAAGCCAATGAGAGTTTGAATCGTAGTTTTGAAAGCCTTGCCCCTGACTTGTCAGAGGCTGTCTCGAGTGAGCTTGTTGAAGTGAATGGTCGTGGTATTCGTTCCCTTCGTACCTGTGAAGATGTAGCTTGGTTTGAGTTTGCTGATTTGTGTGAAGGGCCTCGCTCACAAAATGACTATATTGAGCTGGCGAAGGTTTATCATGCGGTACTTGTATCAAATGTGCCACAGTTGGGCCGCTCGAATGATGACTCGGCAAGGCGCTTCATCAATATGGTTGATGAGTTTTATGACTGTGGTGTTAAGTTAATTATTTCCGCTGCCGTGCCTATCCATGAGATTTACACCGAGGGGCGTTTATCATTCGAAATTGAGCGTACTCAGAGCCGTTTGCTAGAGATGCAATCCCATGAATATTTAGCATGTGCCCATAAGGCGTGA
- the petA gene encoding ubiquinol-cytochrome c reductase iron-sulfur subunit: MSNDGVNKGRRRLLIGATSAVGAVGAVGAAVPFVASWNPSAKAKAAGAPAKADISKLEPGQQMIVEWRGKPVWIVRRSEEALSNLSKIDGNKLADPNSEVPQQPDYVSKDANRAIRPDVAVLVGICTHLGCSPTYRPEVAPEDLGSDWVGGYYCPCHGSRFDLSGRVVKGSPAPTNLVIPPHKYEDENIIIVGVDQETA, from the coding sequence ATGAGCAATGACGGCGTGAATAAGGGTCGGCGTCGTCTCCTGATCGGTGCCACTTCTGCCGTTGGGGCAGTGGGTGCTGTAGGAGCGGCAGTCCCGTTCGTAGCTTCGTGGAATCCAAGCGCTAAAGCGAAAGCTGCTGGTGCTCCGGCTAAAGCTGATATCAGCAAGCTGGAACCAGGTCAGCAGATGATCGTTGAGTGGCGTGGTAAGCCTGTATGGATTGTGCGTCGTAGCGAGGAAGCTCTATCTAACTTAAGCAAGATAGATGGAAATAAACTGGCAGATCCGAATTCGGAAGTGCCGCAGCAGCCGGATTATGTATCTAAAGATGCCAACCGTGCTATTCGCCCGGATGTGGCTGTTTTAGTGGGTATTTGTACGCATTTGGGCTGTTCTCCGACGTATCGTCCGGAAGTGGCGCCTGAAGACTTAGGTTCTGATTGGGTAGGTGGTTATTACTGCCCATGCCACGGTTCCCGGTTCGACCTGTCCGGTCGTGTTGTGAAGGGTTCCCCTGCGCCAACGAACTTGGTAATCCCTCCTCATAAGTATGAAGATGAAAATATCATCATCGTCGGTGTTGATCAGGAGACTGCATAA
- a CDS encoding cytochrome b, giving the protein MAGYRNKGKGGFMGWIDDRFPATAMWEDHLSKYYAPKNFNFWYFFGSLALLVLVNQIVTGIWLTMSYNPSAEGAFASVEYIMRDVDYGWLLRYLHSTGASAFFAVVYLHMFRGMLYGSYRKPRELVWIFGMTIYLALMAEAFMGYLLPWGQMSYWGAAVIVSLFQAVPFVGPELAEWIRGDYLISGVTLNRFFSLHVIALPIVLLALVVLHIIALHEVGSNNPDGIEIKEKKDENGVPLDGIPFHPYYTVKDIVGVVVFLFVFCAVVFFFPEGGGYFIEAPNFEPANPLKTPPHIAPVWYFTPFYAMLRAIPPIAGSQFPGVVVMGGAIAILFVLPWLDRSPVKSMRYKGMLSKIWLVIFAISFVILGYLGVVSSTPGRTLVAQICTALYFAFFFLMPFYTRMEKTKPVPERVTG; this is encoded by the coding sequence ATGGCTGGCTACCGTAATAAAGGCAAAGGCGGCTTCATGGGCTGGATTGATGATCGTTTTCCAGCAACCGCGATGTGGGAAGACCACCTGTCAAAATACTATGCGCCAAAAAACTTTAACTTTTGGTATTTCTTTGGTTCTTTAGCTCTATTGGTATTGGTTAACCAGATTGTTACCGGTATTTGGCTAACAATGAGCTATAACCCATCAGCAGAAGGCGCATTCGCATCTGTTGAATATATCATGCGAGATGTCGATTACGGTTGGCTGTTGCGATACCTGCACTCTACAGGTGCTTCAGCATTCTTTGCTGTCGTTTATCTGCATATGTTCCGTGGTATGCTTTATGGTTCTTACCGTAAGCCTCGTGAGCTGGTGTGGATCTTTGGTATGACGATCTACTTGGCGCTGATGGCTGAAGCTTTCATGGGATATCTGCTACCTTGGGGACAAATGTCTTACTGGGGTGCTGCAGTAATTGTATCTCTGTTCCAGGCCGTTCCGTTTGTTGGCCCTGAGTTGGCTGAGTGGATTCGTGGTGACTACCTGATTTCTGGTGTTACTCTGAACCGTTTCTTCTCTTTACATGTTATTGCGTTACCTATCGTGCTTTTAGCGCTGGTTGTTCTGCATATTATTGCCTTGCATGAAGTGGGCTCTAACAACCCAGATGGTATCGAAATCAAAGAGAAAAAAGATGAGAACGGTGTGCCACTCGATGGTATTCCTTTCCACCCTTACTACACTGTGAAAGATATTGTAGGTGTGGTTGTGTTCCTGTTTGTCTTCTGTGCTGTTGTTTTCTTCTTCCCAGAAGGGGGCGGATACTTCATTGAAGCACCGAACTTTGAGCCGGCTAACCCATTGAAAACGCCACCTCACATAGCGCCTGTATGGTACTTCACGCCATTCTACGCGATGTTACGTGCTATTCCGCCTATTGCAGGCTCTCAGTTCCCAGGTGTTGTGGTAATGGGTGGTGCGATTGCAATTCTGTTTGTTCTGCCATGGTTGGATCGTAGCCCGGTTAAATCTATGCGCTACAAAGGCATGCTGAGCAAAATCTGGTTGGTTATCTTTGCTATCAGCTTTGTGATTCTAGGCTACTTGGGCGTGGTTTCTTCTACCCCAGGCCGTACTCTGGTTGCGCAGATCTGTACT
- a CDS encoding LrgB family protein — protein sequence MEFWVFFTAKPLFWLIITIVVFVCSVALNKRAGGSPLLHPVLVALSLIIVFLLLTKTSYETYFEGAQFIHFLLGPATVALAVPLYDHFERVRQMWLPLLVSCLVGAITAIVTVLAVGMFFDLPVGALLSLAPKSVTSPIAIGIAEKIGGFPSLAAGLVLITGAMGCLLAPMLFTFLKVDDDAVKGFSMGLAAHGFGTASAFEISALAGAFSGLAMGMTGLLTAFILPVVVSMFGLI from the coding sequence ATGGAGTTTTGGGTCTTTTTTACCGCAAAGCCACTGTTTTGGCTGATTATAACCATTGTGGTGTTTGTGTGTTCGGTGGCATTAAATAAGCGAGCTGGTGGTTCTCCTTTATTACATCCAGTTTTGGTTGCGCTTTCATTGATTATTGTTTTTTTGCTACTGACAAAGACAAGTTACGAAACGTATTTTGAAGGCGCTCAATTTATCCATTTTTTGTTAGGGCCTGCGACCGTTGCTTTGGCTGTGCCTCTGTATGATCACTTTGAGCGAGTGAGGCAGATGTGGTTGCCATTATTGGTATCCTGTTTGGTGGGGGCAATTACCGCTATTGTAACGGTGCTAGCAGTAGGGATGTTTTTTGATCTACCTGTGGGGGCTTTGCTGTCGTTAGCGCCTAAGTCTGTAACGTCACCGATAGCCATTGGCATCGCAGAAAAAATTGGTGGATTTCCATCGTTGGCGGCAGGCTTAGTACTAATTACTGGTGCTATGGGATGCTTGTTGGCTCCTATGTTATTTACGTTTCTTAAGGTCGATGATGATGCGGTAAAAGGATTTTCCATGGGGTTGGCTGCTCATGGTTTCGGCACGGCCTCTGCGTTTGAAATCAGCGCTTTAGCGGGCGCTTTTTCGGGTTTGGCTATGGGAATGACAGGTTTGCTAACGGCATTTATTTTGCCTGTTGTCGTGTCAATGTTTGGGTTGATCTAG
- the rpsI gene encoding 30S ribosomal protein S9, translating into MSTTQYYGTGRRKTSTARVFLRPGTGAITINDRTIDVYFGRETARMIVRQPLELTETLEKFDVYVTVKGGGGFGQAGAIRHGITRALMEYDETLRPALRKAGFVTRDAREVERKKVGLRKARKKPQFSKR; encoded by the coding sequence ATGTCAACTACTCAGTATTACGGTACAGGTCGTCGCAAAACTTCTACTGCCCGTGTTTTCTTGCGTCCAGGTACAGGTGCAATCACGATTAACGATCGTACAATCGATGTTTATTTCGGTCGTGAAACGGCTCGCATGATCGTTCGTCAGCCTCTTGAACTGACTGAAACGCTAGAAAAGTTTGATGTTTACGTTACTGTTAAAGGCGGTGGCGGATTCGGTCAGGCAGGTGCTATCCGTCATGGTATCACTCGTGCGCTGATGGAATATGATGAAACATTACGTCCTGCTCTGCGTAAAGCTGGTTTCGTTACCCGTGACGCACGTGAAGTAGAGCGTAAGAAAGTGGGTCTGCGTAAAGCACGTAAGAAACCACAATTCTCAAAACGTTAA